In a genomic window of Vigna angularis cultivar LongXiaoDou No.4 chromosome 6, ASM1680809v1, whole genome shotgun sequence:
- the LOC108341269 gene encoding cysteine-rich receptor-like protein kinase 25 isoform X2, with protein MASLIRLKLFSMLMLYLLGTLNILATETASTFRHYDCTDKPKFSPKSSYQLNLNKLLSKLTSKVNTTNYYNTTVSGTNKQDTVYGLFTCNGYMEKCGECVNTSIQTLKSKCVFNKEAIIWTHECMVRYSNRFFYNTTEKKPSWCVKNSEDYEGELDIFNRMLSSLMEDLLTAATEAQMGSVKFAVKKITFSQDKHIFGFAQCMPYLSKENCRKCLRDAMNFLQTCARGKIGGRVIYPSCIVRYDHYLFFPLLRGKRKNLGVIASIIFFHGLVPVIVLFFVCYLLHRELRKDLKHRKGNCGEEISAELNSLQFELSTIQEATNKFSDDNKIGEGGFGAVYKGVFSNGLEIAVKRLKKNSSQGATEFKKEVLLISKLQHRNLVRLIGFCVQRNEKILIYEFVHNKSLDYYLFSPQNHRKLSWSERYEIIRGIARGILYLHEDSHLNIIHCDLKPSNILLDNKMNAKISDFGLARIISIDQMQGNTSIISGTYGYMSPEYAMLGQFSMKSDVFSFGVIILEIISGKRNVDGNGKDLDDLLSHHLNCRFGRSGRKTEYLNCWIPHYHTPCLKQKSISVYKLVYYVCRETQIRGLS; from the exons ATGGCTTCTTTGATCCGTCTGAAATTGTTCTCGATGCTTATGTTGTACTTACTTGGCACCCTTAACATTTTAGCAACTGAAACAGCCTCAACTTTCAGGCACTATGATTGCACAGACAAGCCAAAGTTTAGTCCCAAAAGTAGTTACCAATTGAATCTGAATAAACTCTTATCTAAACTTACATCCAAAGTTAACACCACCAACTATTACAACACCACAGTGAGTGGAACAAACAAACAAGACACTGTCTATGGCCTCTTCACGTGCAATGGATATATGGAGAAATGTGGAGAATGTGTGAATACTTCAATCCAGACACTTAAATCAAAGTGTGTCTTCAACAAAGAGGCTATAATTTGGACCCATGAATGCATGGTTCGCTACTCAAACAGGTTTTTCTACAACACTACTGAGAAAAAGCCATCATGGTGTGTTAAGAACAGTGAGGATTATGAGGGGGAATTGGATATTTTCAACAGAATGCTGAGTTCCTTGATGGAGGATCTTCTGACTGCAGCCACTGAAGCTCAAATGGGTTCTGTTAAATTTGCTGTGAAGAAAATAACATTCTCTCAGGACAAGCACATTTTTGGCTTTGCTCAGTGCATGCCATACCTCTCCAAGGAAAATTGCAGAAAGTGCCTTAGGGATGCCATGAATTTTCTTCAAACATGTGCAAGAGGCAAGATAGGAGGAAGAGTTATATATCCGAGCTGTATTGTTAGATATGATCATTATCTGTTTTTCCCACTTCTTAGAG gaaaaagaaagaatctgGGAGTAATTGCATCAATCATATTTTTTCATGGCCTTGTTCCagttattgttttgttttttgtttgctATTTGTTACATAGGGAGTTAAGGAAGGATCTCAAGCACCGGAAAGGAAATT GTGGAGAAGAGATTTCAGCAGAATTGAACTCTCTGCAATTTGAATTGAGTACTATTCAAGAAGCAACAAACAAGTTTTCTGATGATAACAAGATAGGGGAAGGTGGTTTTGGAGCAGTATACAAG GGTGTGTTTTCAAATGGACTTGAAATAGCAGTAAAGAGGCTAAAGAAAAATTCCAGTCAAGGAGCTACAGAATTCAAGAAAGAGGTTTTGCTAATTTCCAAACTTCAACACAGAAATCTTGTGAGACTGATAGGATTTTGCGTGCAAAGGAATGAGAAGATACTGATTTATGAGTTTGTGCACAACAAAAGCCTTGATTACTACCTATTCA GCCCTCAAAATCATAGGAAATTAAGTTGGTCCGAACGTTACGAGATTATAAGAGGAATTGCACGAGGAATTCTCTATCTTCACGAGGATTCTCATCTTAACATTATACACTGTGACCTTAAACCTAGTAACATTTTGTTAGACAACAAAATGAACGCAAAAATATCAGATTTTGGATTAGCAAGGATtatttccattgatcaaatgcAAGGGAATACAAGTATAATTTCTGGAACATA TGGCTACATGTCTCCTGAATATGCAATGCTTGGCCAATTTTCTATGAAATctgatgtttttagttttggaGTTATAATTCTTGAAATAATCAGTGGGAAGAGAAACGTTGATGGGAATGGAAAAGATTTGGATGATCTCTTGAGCCAT CATCTTAATTGCAGgtttggaagaagtggaagaaaaacAGAGTACTTGAATTGTTGGATCCCTCATTACCACACTCCTTGTCTGAAACAGAAATCAATAAGTGTGTACAAATTGGTCTATTATGTGTGCAGGGAAACCCAGATCAGAGGCCTATCATAG
- the LOC108343112 gene encoding GPN-loop GTPase 3 isoform X2 translates to MGYAQLVIGPAGSGKSTYCSSLYEHCVASRRTIHVVNLDPAAENFDYPVAMDIRELISLDDVMEELGLGPNGGLVYCMEHLEDNLDDWLTEELDNYLDDDYLVFDCPDVTKFISGCMACLSAMVQLELPHVNILSKMDLVTNKKDLDDFLDPEPTFLLSELNQRMGPQYAKLNKALIELVSNYSMVSFIPLDLRKEKSIQYVLGQIDNCIQYGEDADVKVKDFDPEEDE, encoded by the exons ATGGGTTATGCACAACTAGTCATAGGTCCTGCTGGTAGTGGCAAG TCTACCTATTGCTCGAGTTTGTATGAACACTGTGTGGCTTCGCGGCGAACGATTCATGTTGTGAACCTTGATCCTGCTGCTGAAAATTTTGACTATCCTGTTGCAATGG ATATTAGGGAACTCATTTCTCTGGATGATGTTATGGAGGAGCTGGGATTGGGTCCTAATGGTGGTCTTGTTTACTGCATGGA gcACCTTGAGGATAACCTGGATGATTGGCTCACTGAGGAGTTGGACAATTATTTGGATGATGATTACTTGGTTTTTGACTGCCCTG ATGTGACCAAATTTATAAGTGGATGCATGGCATGCCTTTCTGCAATGGTTCAACTTGAACTACCCCATGTTAATATCCTCTCAAAGATGGACCTTGTGACTAACAAGAAAGATCTTGATGA CTTTTTGGATCCAGAGCCCACCTTTTTACTGTCTGAATTGAATCAACGGATGGGTCCTCAGTATGCAAAGCTGAATAAAGCTTTGATTGAATTG GTTAGTAACTATAGCATGGTGAGTTTTATACCACTAGACTTGAGGAAGGAAAAAAG TATACAATATGTACTGGGCCAAATTGACAACTGCATCCAGTATGGGGAAGATGCTGATGTGAAGGTTAAGGATTTTGATCCCGAGGAAGATGAGTAG
- the LOC108341269 gene encoding cysteine-rich receptor-like protein kinase 25 isoform X1, translating to MASLIRLKLFSMLMLYLLGTLNILATETASTFRHYDCTDKPKFSPKSSYQLNLNKLLSKLTSKVNTTNYYNTTVSGTNKQDTVYGLFTCNGYMEKCGECVNTSIQTLKSKCVFNKEAIIWTHECMVRYSNRFFYNTTEKKPSWCVKNSEDYEGELDIFNRMLSSLMEDLLTAATEAQMGSVKFAVKKITFSQDKHIFGFAQCMPYLSKENCRKCLRDAMNFLQTCARGKIGGRVIYPSCIVRYDHYLFFPLLRGKRKNLGVIASIIFFHGLVPVIVLFFVCYLLHRELRKDLKHRKGNCGEEISAELNSLQFELSTIQEATNKFSDDNKIGEGGFGAVYKGVFSNGLEIAVKRLKKNSSQGATEFKKEVLLISKLQHRNLVRLIGFCVQRNEKILIYEFVHNKSLDYYLFSPQNHRKLSWSERYEIIRGIARGILYLHEDSHLNIIHCDLKPSNILLDNKMNAKISDFGLARIISIDQMQGNTSIISGTYGYMSPEYAMLGQFSMKSDVFSFGVIILEIISGKRNVDGNGKDLDDLLSHVWKKWKKNRVLELLDPSLPHSLSETEINKCVQIGLLCVQGNPDQRPIIAKIASYFSCDQVGKLPLPQEPAFFMRGKTETKDF from the exons ATGGCTTCTTTGATCCGTCTGAAATTGTTCTCGATGCTTATGTTGTACTTACTTGGCACCCTTAACATTTTAGCAACTGAAACAGCCTCAACTTTCAGGCACTATGATTGCACAGACAAGCCAAAGTTTAGTCCCAAAAGTAGTTACCAATTGAATCTGAATAAACTCTTATCTAAACTTACATCCAAAGTTAACACCACCAACTATTACAACACCACAGTGAGTGGAACAAACAAACAAGACACTGTCTATGGCCTCTTCACGTGCAATGGATATATGGAGAAATGTGGAGAATGTGTGAATACTTCAATCCAGACACTTAAATCAAAGTGTGTCTTCAACAAAGAGGCTATAATTTGGACCCATGAATGCATGGTTCGCTACTCAAACAGGTTTTTCTACAACACTACTGAGAAAAAGCCATCATGGTGTGTTAAGAACAGTGAGGATTATGAGGGGGAATTGGATATTTTCAACAGAATGCTGAGTTCCTTGATGGAGGATCTTCTGACTGCAGCCACTGAAGCTCAAATGGGTTCTGTTAAATTTGCTGTGAAGAAAATAACATTCTCTCAGGACAAGCACATTTTTGGCTTTGCTCAGTGCATGCCATACCTCTCCAAGGAAAATTGCAGAAAGTGCCTTAGGGATGCCATGAATTTTCTTCAAACATGTGCAAGAGGCAAGATAGGAGGAAGAGTTATATATCCGAGCTGTATTGTTAGATATGATCATTATCTGTTTTTCCCACTTCTTAGAG gaaaaagaaagaatctgGGAGTAATTGCATCAATCATATTTTTTCATGGCCTTGTTCCagttattgttttgttttttgtttgctATTTGTTACATAGGGAGTTAAGGAAGGATCTCAAGCACCGGAAAGGAAATT GTGGAGAAGAGATTTCAGCAGAATTGAACTCTCTGCAATTTGAATTGAGTACTATTCAAGAAGCAACAAACAAGTTTTCTGATGATAACAAGATAGGGGAAGGTGGTTTTGGAGCAGTATACAAG GGTGTGTTTTCAAATGGACTTGAAATAGCAGTAAAGAGGCTAAAGAAAAATTCCAGTCAAGGAGCTACAGAATTCAAGAAAGAGGTTTTGCTAATTTCCAAACTTCAACACAGAAATCTTGTGAGACTGATAGGATTTTGCGTGCAAAGGAATGAGAAGATACTGATTTATGAGTTTGTGCACAACAAAAGCCTTGATTACTACCTATTCA GCCCTCAAAATCATAGGAAATTAAGTTGGTCCGAACGTTACGAGATTATAAGAGGAATTGCACGAGGAATTCTCTATCTTCACGAGGATTCTCATCTTAACATTATACACTGTGACCTTAAACCTAGTAACATTTTGTTAGACAACAAAATGAACGCAAAAATATCAGATTTTGGATTAGCAAGGATtatttccattgatcaaatgcAAGGGAATACAAGTATAATTTCTGGAACATA TGGCTACATGTCTCCTGAATATGCAATGCTTGGCCAATTTTCTATGAAATctgatgtttttagttttggaGTTATAATTCTTGAAATAATCAGTGGGAAGAGAAACGTTGATGGGAATGGAAAAGATTTGGATGATCTCTTGAGCCAT gtttggaagaagtggaagaaaaacAGAGTACTTGAATTGTTGGATCCCTCATTACCACACTCCTTGTCTGAAACAGAAATCAATAAGTGTGTACAAATTGGTCTATTATGTGTGCAGGGAAACCCAGATCAGAGGCCTATCATAGCAAAAATTGCTTCGTATTTTAGCTGTGATCAAGTTGGAAAACTGCCTTTACCTCAAGAACCAGCATTTTTTATGCGTGGAAAAACAGAAACCAAGgatttttaa
- the LOC108343112 gene encoding uncharacterized protein LOC108343112 isoform X1, translating into MGYAQLVIGPAGSGKSTYCSSLYEHCVASRRTIHVVNLDPAAENFDYPVAMDIRELISLDDVMEELGLGPNGGLVYCMEHLEDNLDDWLTEELDNYLDDDYLVFDCPGQIELYSHVPVFKNFIEHLKRKNFSVCAVYLLDSQFMTDVTKFISGCMACLSAMVQLELPHVNILSKMDLVTNKKDLDDFLDPEPTFLLSELNQRMGPQYAKLNKALIELVSNYSMVSFIPLDLRKEKSIQYVLGQIDNCIQYGEDADVKVKDFDPEEDE; encoded by the exons ATGGGTTATGCACAACTAGTCATAGGTCCTGCTGGTAGTGGCAAG TCTACCTATTGCTCGAGTTTGTATGAACACTGTGTGGCTTCGCGGCGAACGATTCATGTTGTGAACCTTGATCCTGCTGCTGAAAATTTTGACTATCCTGTTGCAATGG ATATTAGGGAACTCATTTCTCTGGATGATGTTATGGAGGAGCTGGGATTGGGTCCTAATGGTGGTCTTGTTTACTGCATGGA gcACCTTGAGGATAACCTGGATGATTGGCTCACTGAGGAGTTGGACAATTATTTGGATGATGATTACTTGGTTTTTGACTGCCCTG GTCAGATAGAACTTTATTCACACGTTCCCGtgtttaagaattttattgAACATCTGAAACGGAAAAATTTTAGTGTTTGTGCTGTTTACTTACTTGATTCTCAG TTCATGACAGATGTGACCAAATTTATAAGTGGATGCATGGCATGCCTTTCTGCAATGGTTCAACTTGAACTACCCCATGTTAATATCCTCTCAAAGATGGACCTTGTGACTAACAAGAAAGATCTTGATGA CTTTTTGGATCCAGAGCCCACCTTTTTACTGTCTGAATTGAATCAACGGATGGGTCCTCAGTATGCAAAGCTGAATAAAGCTTTGATTGAATTG GTTAGTAACTATAGCATGGTGAGTTTTATACCACTAGACTTGAGGAAGGAAAAAAG TATACAATATGTACTGGGCCAAATTGACAACTGCATCCAGTATGGGGAAGATGCTGATGTGAAGGTTAAGGATTTTGATCCCGAGGAAGATGAGTAG